The proteins below come from a single Micromonas commoda chromosome 8, complete sequence genomic window:
- a CDS encoding predicted protein produces MAAFAPNSALVFSGRGATGARSLSSRSIAKPVAINDQSRARKVNVGVRAATGSIREQAGRRAPLEKSTLFNCKYVPFSGDQNEEYSIDDVIYRSKNGGLLDVQHDMEALAIYPPEYWKALFDERVGKTVWPYGSGVWSKKEWVLPGISDDDIVSMFEGNSNLFWADRYGREVLGMNDLWVKQCGNSHTGSFKDLGMTALVSQVNRMRKQGKPLAAVGCASTGDTSAALSAYAAAAGIPSIVFLPADKISLAQLVQPIANGSLVLSIDTDFDGCMRLIREVTAELPIYLANSLNSLRLEGQKTAAIEILQQFDWQVPDYVIIPGGNLGNVYAFFKGFKMCKDLGLVDKLPRMVVAQAHNANPLYRAYKTGFEKFEAIKAEPTFASAIQIGDPVSIDRAVYALKETNGIVEEATEEELMDAAAEADLTGMFNCPHTGVALAALKKLREAQTIGPSDKVVVVSTAHGLKFAQSKVAYHAGEIEGIVGKFANPPVEVKEDFGLVMDVLKERLVQ; encoded by the exons ATGGCTGCTTTCGCCCCCAATTCGGCCCTTGTCTTCAGCGGCCGTGGTGCCACTGGCGCTCGCTCCCTGAGCTCCAGGTCCATCGCCAAGCCCGTGGCTATTAACGATCAGTCCCGCGCCCGCAAGGTCAATGTTGGCGTTCGTGCCGCAACTGGGAGCATCCGCGAGCAGGCCGGCCGTCGTG CTCCTCTCGAGAAGAGCACACTTTTCAACTGCAAGTACGTGCCCTTTTCTGGCGATCAGAACGAGGAGTactccatcgacgacgtcatctaCCGGAGCAAGAACGGCGGTCTCCTCGATGTCCAGCACGACATGGAGGCCCTTGCCATCTACCCTCCTGAGTACTGGAAGGCTCTCTttgacgagcgcgtcggcaaGACCGTCTGGCCTTACGGCTCCGGCGTGTGGAGCAAGAAGGAGTGGGTCCTCCCCGGAATttcggacgacgacatcgtctCCATGTTCGAGGGCAACTCCAACCTCTTCTGGGCCGACCGCTAcggccgcgaggtgctcggcaTGAATGACCTGTGGGTGAAGCAGTGCGGCAACAGCCACACCGGCTCTTTCAAGGATCTCGGTATGACCGCGCTCGTGTCCCAGGTGAACAGGATGAGGAAACAGGGTAAGCCGCTAGCGGCCGTCGGATGCGCGTCCACTGGTgacacctccgccgccctttccgcgtacgcggcggctgcgggcATCCCATCCATCGTGTTCCTCCCCGCAGACAAGATCTCCCTGGCGCAGCTCGTGCAGCCCATTGCTAACGGATCCCTCGTGCTGTCCATTGACACCGACTTCGACGGCTGCATGCGCCTTATTCGCGAGGTGACCGCGGAGCTCCCCATCTACCTGGCTAACTCCCTGAACTCCCTCCGCCTTGAGGGACAGAAGACCGCCGCAATCGAGATCCTCCAGCAGTTTGACTGGCAGGTTCCCGACTACGTCATCATCCCCGGTGGAAACCTTGGAAATGTTTACGCTTTCTTCAAGGGATTCAAAATGTGCAAGGACCTCGGGCTTGTGGACAAGCTTCCCAGGATGGTGGTGGCACAGGCGCACAACGCAAACCCCCTGTACCGCGCGTACAAGACCGGGTTCGAGAAGTTCGAGGCGATCAAGGCTGAGCCCACCTTTGCCTCCGCCATCCAGATTGGCGATCCTGTGTCCATCGACCGCGCCGTCTACGCGCTGAAGGAGACGAACGGAatcgtggaggaggcgaccgaggaggagcttaTGGACGCCGCTGCTGAGGCTGACCTCACGGGCATGTTCAACTGCCCCCACACTGGTGTTGCCCTGGCGGCGCTCAAGAAGCTCAGGGAGGCTCAGACTATCGGCCCCAGCGATAAGGTCGTGGTGGTGAGCACCGCGCACGGTCTGAAGTTCGCGCAGAGTAAGGTCGCTTACCACGCTGGTGAGATTGAAGGTATCGTTGGCAAGTTCGCCAACCCTCCGGTGGAGGTGAAGGAGGATTTCGGCTTGGTCATGGATGTCCTCAAGGAGCGCCTAGTTCAGTAA